One window from the genome of Gemmatimonas sp. encodes:
- the secY gene encoding preprotein translocase subunit SecY, producing MADQNNAAANAVANIYRTPELWAKITFTFLCMVIYRAGSHITAPGIDVQALTDYFTRQQGGGLLGLYDMFVGGGLSRATVFALGIMPYISASIFVQIAGAVLPNVDKMQKDEEGRKKLTQYTRYLTVVLALIQAYGFALFTASLPAAVSRPGPWFTVQMMLFLTTGAIFVMWLGEQITERGLGNGASLIIFFSIVERMWPSIFQSFNFVTTGAVSPLTLVVLAIVMVAVVAGVVAITVAARRVLIQIPQRTMARGRQREAARNFIPLRINTAGVMPIIFAQSVIVIPGALAQFSGNAKLQEIAEYFNPQGPNPWLYFVLSAVLIMLFTYFYTSIIFNPVDLAENLKKQGGFVPGIKPGAKTAEYIEQVVERITLPGAIFLTVIALMPIVIARLVNVPFAFGGTSLLIVVGVALDTMSQMQQHLLLRKYDGFMKKGRVKFRGRQATQGGF from the coding sequence ATGGCAGACCAGAACAACGCGGCGGCGAACGCTGTCGCCAACATCTACCGGACGCCTGAGCTGTGGGCGAAGATCACCTTCACGTTCCTGTGCATGGTGATCTATCGCGCCGGCTCGCATATCACGGCGCCCGGGATCGACGTCCAGGCGCTGACCGACTACTTCACCCGCCAACAGGGCGGGGGGCTTCTCGGCCTCTACGACATGTTCGTGGGTGGTGGTCTCTCACGTGCCACCGTGTTTGCGCTCGGCATCATGCCCTACATCTCGGCGAGCATCTTCGTCCAGATCGCCGGGGCCGTGCTGCCGAACGTGGACAAGATGCAGAAGGATGAAGAGGGGCGGAAAAAGCTGACGCAGTACACCCGCTACCTCACCGTGGTGCTGGCGCTCATCCAGGCATACGGCTTCGCGCTGTTCACGGCGTCGTTGCCGGCAGCGGTGTCGCGGCCCGGCCCGTGGTTCACCGTGCAGATGATGCTCTTCCTCACCACGGGCGCGATCTTCGTGATGTGGCTGGGCGAGCAGATCACCGAGCGTGGTTTGGGCAACGGTGCCTCGCTGATCATCTTCTTTTCGATCGTCGAGCGCATGTGGCCGTCCATCTTCCAGTCCTTCAACTTCGTCACGACCGGAGCGGTGTCGCCGCTCACGCTGGTGGTGTTGGCGATCGTCATGGTGGCGGTGGTGGCGGGCGTGGTGGCGATCACCGTGGCGGCCCGCCGGGTGCTCATCCAAATCCCGCAGCGCACGATGGCGCGGGGCCGACAGCGTGAGGCGGCGCGCAACTTCATTCCGTTGCGCATCAACACCGCCGGCGTCATGCCGATCATCTTCGCCCAGTCGGTGATTGTCATCCCCGGCGCGCTGGCCCAGTTCAGCGGCAACGCGAAGCTGCAGGAGATCGCGGAGTACTTCAATCCGCAGGGCCCGAATCCGTGGCTCTACTTCGTGCTGTCGGCCGTGCTCATCATGCTGTTCACGTACTTCTACACGTCCATCATCTTCAATCCGGTCGACCTGGCCGAGAACCTGAAGAAGCAGGGCGGATTTGTGCCGGGGATCAAGCCGGGCGCGAAGACGGCGGAGTACATCGAGCAGGTCGTGGAGCGCATCACGCTGCCGGGCGCGATATTCCTTACGGTCATCGCCCTCATGCCGATCGTGATCGCCCGCCTCGTGAACGTGCCCTTCGCCTTTGGTGGCACGTCGCTGCTGATCGTGGTTGGTGTGGCGCTCGATACCATGTCGCAGATGCAGCAGCACCTGCTGCTCCGCAAGTACGACGGCTTCATGAAGAAGGGTCGTGTCAAGTTCCGCGGTCGTCAGGCGACCCAGGGCGGCTTCTAA
- a CDS encoding DUF456 family protein, with product MIALTLLAVALVVGLLLVPLGLPGLWVMLAATCGYWLAVPGGSVGVLTVIVVATLVIAAEVVEFAVAGRYARQYGGSRRASWGAILGGLVGAVVGVPVPVVGSMVGAFAGAFGGALVAELTVPRERRGVPVQVAKGALIGRVVAAALKVGFGVAILFLVGAAGLVGRMAASG from the coding sequence ATGATCGCCCTCACCCTGCTGGCCGTGGCGCTGGTCGTCGGTCTCCTGCTCGTCCCGCTGGGATTGCCGGGGCTGTGGGTCATGCTGGCTGCCACCTGCGGGTATTGGCTGGCGGTCCCCGGTGGCAGCGTGGGTGTGCTGACGGTGATCGTTGTGGCCACCCTGGTGATTGCCGCCGAGGTGGTGGAGTTCGCCGTGGCCGGGCGCTATGCGCGGCAGTACGGCGGTTCCCGCCGTGCCTCGTGGGGCGCCATTCTCGGCGGCCTCGTGGGGGCGGTGGTGGGGGTGCCGGTGCCGGTGGTCGGGTCCATGGTGGGCGCCTTCGCCGGCGCCTTTGGTGGTGCCCTGGTGGCCGAGCTCACGGTGCCACGCGAACGGCGTGGCGTCCCGGTGCAGGTGGCGAAGGGGGCGTTGATCGGTCGCGTGGTCGCAGCCGCCCTCAAGGTGGGGTTTGGGGTGGCCATTCTCTTTCTGGTCGGTGCTGCCGGTCTGGTGGGCCGGATGGCGGCGTCGGGCTGA
- a CDS encoding type IV pilus twitching motility protein PilT, giving the protein MAIERIIKAAVERGASDVHIKAGDVVRARIDGRLVVLTKQALTAEQTRAIALHLVSNDADRATIDTLRDFDCSWAAPGVGRFRVNILRQRASHSIVMRVIPERVPTMQSLALPSVLARIAHTERGMVLVTGVTGSGKSSTMAALVNEINASHEKHILTLENPIEFLHNDIKSSVTQREVGIDTDTFRMGLRAALRQDPDVILIGEMRDTETIDTAMKAAETGHLLISTLHTPDAVTTVMRIVAMFPPEEQLVVRMRLAESLHAVVSQRLLPRKSGQGRVVAAEVMINTSTIRDLIAEGRIAEIRDYIADGSQYGMQTFDQHLTELVHSGVVDFEVARGAATNPADFELSFRMGRSRKTPIAGQTIKPTAMPGLSATTRPAVPAPAPLGANPLGTGQRLPPLATRPSGHGMVTSPNPLQSDAIFGSGFENLFGQ; this is encoded by the coding sequence GTGGCAATCGAACGCATCATCAAGGCAGCCGTCGAACGTGGGGCATCCGACGTGCACATCAAGGCGGGCGACGTCGTGCGCGCCCGCATTGACGGGCGGTTGGTGGTGCTGACGAAGCAGGCGCTCACGGCCGAGCAGACGCGAGCCATCGCGCTGCACCTCGTGAGCAACGATGCCGACCGCGCGACGATCGACACGCTGCGCGACTTCGACTGCTCCTGGGCGGCCCCCGGGGTGGGCCGGTTCCGCGTGAACATTCTGCGGCAGCGGGCGTCGCACTCGATCGTGATGCGCGTAATTCCCGAGAGGGTCCCTACCATGCAGTCACTGGCGTTGCCCTCGGTGCTGGCGCGTATTGCGCACACGGAGCGTGGCATGGTGCTGGTGACGGGCGTGACCGGATCCGGCAAGTCGAGCACGATGGCGGCGCTGGTGAACGAGATCAATGCGAGCCACGAGAAACACATTCTCACGCTCGAGAACCCAATCGAATTCCTCCACAACGACATCAAGAGCTCGGTGACGCAGCGCGAGGTGGGGATCGACACCGACACGTTCCGCATGGGACTGCGCGCCGCGCTCCGGCAGGATCCCGATGTGATCCTCATCGGCGAAATGCGCGATACCGAGACGATCGACACGGCGATGAAGGCGGCGGAAACGGGGCACCTGTTGATCTCCACGTTGCACACCCCCGACGCCGTGACCACGGTGATGCGCATCGTGGCGATGTTCCCGCCAGAGGAGCAGCTGGTGGTGCGCATGCGTCTGGCGGAATCGCTGCACGCGGTGGTGTCGCAGCGCCTGTTGCCGCGCAAGAGCGGACAGGGGCGTGTGGTGGCCGCCGAGGTGATGATCAACACCAGCACCATTCGCGACCTCATCGCCGAGGGGCGCATTGCCGAGATCCGCGACTACATCGCCGACGGGTCGCAGTACGGCATGCAGACCTTCGACCAGCACCTCACGGAGCTGGTGCACAGCGGCGTGGTGGATTTCGAGGTGGCCAGGGGCGCGGCGACCAACCCCGCCGACTTCGAGCTGTCGTTCCGCATGGGGCGGAGCCGCAAGACGCCCATCGCCGGGCAGACCATCAAGCCGACGGCCATGCCGGGGCTGTCGGCCACCACGCGACCGGCGGTGCCGGCGCCGGCGCCACTGGGCGCCAACCCGCTCGGCACCGGGCAGCGGCTGCCCCCGCTCGCCACGCGTCCAAGCGGTCACGGCATGGTGACGAGCCCCAACCCCCTGCAGAGCGACGCGATCTTCGGCAGCGGATTCGAGAATCTTTTCGGGCAGTAG
- the rpmD gene encoding 50S ribosomal protein L30, giving the protein MQITQVRSAIGHSWRMRATLAALGLRHHQATVVQQDSASLRGQLKKVRHLVQVTPVEG; this is encoded by the coding sequence GTGCAGATCACGCAGGTGCGCAGTGCCATCGGCCACTCGTGGCGCATGCGCGCCACGCTGGCGGCGCTGGGCCTGCGCCATCATCAGGCGACGGTTGTGCAGCAGGATTCCGCCTCGCTGCGTGGCCAGCTCAAGAAGGTGCGTCACCTGGTTCAGGTGACGCCGGTGGAGGGGTAA
- the map gene encoding type I methionyl aminopeptidase, translated as MAFGNSAPATLLKSPREIDIMARGGAILHATLMQAKAHVRAGISTLELDQVVESFIRSHAGAEPAFKGLYGFPGSACISINEEIVHGIPSRRRLLNEGDIVTVDVGVKLEGMYTDAAITIPVGQIDAETQRLLDVTQRSLEAGIAAATPDNHVGDIGAAVQTVVEAAGFGVVRELVGHAVGFSPHEELQIPNYGKPKRGKKLSVGLTIAIEPMVNVGTAKTRTLSDKWTVVTADGKRSAHFEHTVAITENGPRILTLPG; from the coding sequence ATGGCGTTTGGGAACAGCGCGCCGGCGACGTTGCTCAAGTCGCCGCGCGAGATCGACATCATGGCGCGGGGCGGGGCAATTTTGCACGCCACGCTCATGCAGGCCAAGGCACACGTGCGAGCCGGGATCTCCACCCTCGAGCTCGACCAGGTCGTGGAGAGCTTCATCCGCTCGCACGCCGGCGCCGAACCCGCGTTCAAGGGGTTGTACGGATTCCCAGGGAGCGCGTGCATCTCCATCAACGAGGAGATCGTGCACGGGATTCCCTCGCGCAGGCGGCTCCTCAACGAGGGGGACATCGTGACGGTCGATGTCGGCGTGAAGCTCGAGGGGATGTACACCGACGCGGCGATCACCATTCCGGTGGGGCAGATCGACGCGGAGACGCAGCGGCTGCTGGATGTGACGCAGCGGTCGCTGGAGGCAGGCATCGCCGCCGCCACGCCGGACAATCACGTGGGCGATATCGGCGCCGCCGTGCAGACGGTGGTGGAGGCGGCGGGCTTTGGGGTCGTGCGCGAGCTCGTCGGACACGCCGTGGGCTTCTCACCGCACGAGGAGCTGCAGATCCCCAACTACGGGAAGCCGAAGCGCGGGAAGAAGCTCAGCGTGGGGCTCACGATCGCCATCGAACCGATGGTCAACGTGGGGACCGCGAAGACGCGCACGCTCAGCGACAAGTGGACCGTGGTGACCGCCGATGGCAAGCGTTCGGCGCACTTCGAGCACACGGTGGCGATCACCGAGAACGGACCGCGCATTCTGACGCTGCCGGGCTGA
- the ftcD gene encoding glutamate formimidoyltransferase has translation MPLVECVPNFSEGRDPTVIAAIRDAIATTSGAHVLDVSSDPSHHRTVITFVATLEAAVPAALAAMREARDRIDLTRHQGEHPRIGATDVVPFIPLDGATMDDCIALARALGERAARELGIPVYLYERAATTPTRENLADVRRGEFEGLRDDVRANPARRPDYGEAQLHPTAGATAVGARPFLVAYNVYLGDRSNLPVAKEVAKAIRGSSGGLRYVKGLGMEVDGQAQVSMNLVDTEKTPLHRVFDFVKTEAAAYGVAPTWSEIVGLVPERVILDAGARHIQLRSFHKGMLLETKVREVMSGGETVDGFMSSVAGPTPTPGGGSVAAHAGALGAALAQMVAGLTIGKKKYAAVEEEMKQLALLATSLRRTLNALVERDAQSYEAVRSAYQLPKESDDQQAARASAVREALIGAAEVPLETARTAVEVGALAAALAERGNSNAVSDACVGALLAEAACKGAVLNVRINVASLDQAGAERGAALASEARKLLDAAAMHARIAEAAAERAMSPR, from the coding sequence ATGCCCCTCGTCGAGTGCGTCCCCAACTTCTCCGAAGGCCGTGATCCCACCGTCATCGCGGCCATCCGCGATGCCATTGCCACCACCAGCGGTGCGCACGTACTCGATGTGTCCAGCGATCCGTCACACCACCGCACCGTCATCACGTTCGTCGCGACGCTCGAGGCGGCGGTACCGGCAGCGCTGGCGGCCATGCGCGAAGCGCGCGATCGCATCGATCTCACCCGTCATCAGGGGGAGCATCCTCGCATCGGGGCGACCGATGTCGTGCCGTTCATTCCGCTCGATGGCGCCACGATGGACGATTGCATTGCGCTGGCACGCGCGTTGGGGGAGCGGGCCGCGCGTGAACTGGGCATTCCGGTGTACCTGTACGAGCGCGCGGCCACCACGCCCACGCGCGAGAATCTCGCCGACGTGCGTCGGGGGGAGTTCGAGGGGCTGCGTGACGACGTGCGCGCCAACCCGGCCCGCCGGCCCGACTATGGCGAGGCGCAGTTGCACCCCACCGCCGGCGCCACGGCCGTCGGAGCCCGTCCCTTCCTCGTGGCGTACAACGTGTACCTGGGCGACCGGAGCAACCTCCCCGTTGCCAAGGAAGTCGCGAAGGCCATTCGCGGCTCCAGCGGCGGGTTGCGCTACGTGAAGGGACTGGGCATGGAAGTGGACGGCCAGGCCCAGGTGAGCATGAATCTCGTGGATACGGAGAAGACGCCGTTGCATCGGGTCTTCGATTTCGTAAAGACCGAAGCGGCAGCCTACGGCGTGGCGCCCACGTGGAGCGAGATCGTCGGGTTGGTGCCCGAGCGCGTCATCCTCGACGCGGGCGCCCGGCACATCCAGCTGCGCAGCTTCCACAAGGGCATGCTGCTCGAAACGAAAGTGCGGGAAGTCATGAGCGGCGGCGAAACCGTGGACGGCTTCATGTCGAGCGTGGCCGGCCCCACGCCCACGCCCGGCGGCGGGAGTGTGGCCGCGCACGCGGGGGCACTGGGCGCCGCGCTGGCGCAGATGGTCGCCGGGCTGACCATTGGCAAGAAGAAGTACGCGGCCGTGGAGGAGGAGATGAAGCAGCTCGCGCTCCTGGCCACGTCGCTGCGGCGCACGCTCAATGCCCTCGTGGAACGCGATGCGCAGTCATACGAAGCCGTCCGCAGCGCGTACCAGCTCCCCAAGGAGTCCGACGACCAGCAGGCCGCCCGCGCGTCCGCCGTTCGCGAAGCGCTCATTGGGGCCGCCGAAGTGCCGTTGGAAACGGCCCGGACCGCCGTGGAGGTGGGAGCGCTTGCCGCCGCCCTTGCCGAGCGGGGCAACAGTAACGCAGTCAGCGACGCCTGCGTGGGCGCGTTGCTCGCCGAAGCCGCGTGCAAGGGCGCCGTGCTCAACGTGCGCATCAATGTGGCCTCACTCGACCAGGCCGGCGCCGAGCGCGGTGCCGCGCTGGCCAGTGAAGCTCGCAAGTTGCTCGATGCCGCGGCAATGCATGCCCGTATTGCCGAGGCGGCGGCGGAGCGGGCCATGTCTCCCCGGTAA
- a CDS encoding inositol monophosphatase family protein, which produces MSSADRHLWLAAATAAAQVAADFIAHEARTHRAIAWEAKSATDFVSHVDLGAEERIRDVLLSQVPDLRVVGEELSNDADPETGLVAIVDPLDGTTNFLHGFPSYGVSICIALDGVPQAAVIHDVARGGIYTAAAGTGAHVNGQPMHVSSIVDPARALIGTGFPFRDVSYAERYLGMMRRLMPVTAGMRRAGSAALDLTDVANGRFDGFWELWLNPWDLAAGVLLVREAGGRVTDLDGHDARLIGGPVVASNGVLHDWFLDILNDRTRAPAN; this is translated from the coding sequence ATGTCCTCCGCCGACCGTCACCTCTGGCTTGCTGCCGCCACCGCCGCCGCGCAGGTGGCCGCCGATTTCATCGCCCATGAGGCGCGCACCCACCGAGCCATTGCGTGGGAGGCCAAGAGCGCCACCGACTTCGTGAGCCACGTGGACCTGGGGGCCGAGGAGCGCATTCGCGACGTCCTGCTGTCGCAGGTACCCGACTTGCGCGTGGTGGGGGAGGAGTTGAGCAACGACGCCGATCCCGAGACCGGACTGGTGGCCATCGTCGACCCGCTCGACGGCACCACCAACTTCCTTCATGGCTTCCCCAGCTACGGCGTCTCCATCTGCATTGCCCTCGACGGCGTACCGCAGGCGGCCGTCATTCATGACGTCGCGCGCGGCGGTATCTACACGGCCGCGGCGGGTACCGGAGCCCACGTCAACGGGCAGCCCATGCATGTGTCCAGCATCGTGGACCCCGCGCGCGCCCTTATCGGCACCGGCTTCCCCTTTCGCGATGTGTCGTACGCCGAGCGCTACCTTGGCATGATGCGTCGCCTCATGCCGGTGACCGCCGGCATGCGACGCGCCGGCAGCGCCGCGCTGGATCTCACCGACGTGGCCAACGGTCGCTTCGACGGCTTTTGGGAACTGTGGCTCAACCCATGGGACCTGGCCGCCGGTGTGCTCCTCGTGCGCGAAGCGGGCGGCAGGGTCACCGACCTGGATGGCCACGATGCGCGCCTCATCGGCGGCCCCGTCGTGGCGTCCAATGGCGTGTTGCACGACTGGTTTCTCGATATCCTCAACGACCGGACCAGGGCGCCCGCGAACTGA
- the rplO gene encoding 50S ribosomal protein L15, with protein sequence MGLHNLKPAPGSHRSRRRVGRGPGSGLGKTSGKGHKGSMARSGHGGPGGGKPHFEGGQMPITRRIPKRGFTNPFREEAQLVRLTDLARVAGDEVTTETLVAAGLMREGQGPAKLLANGEVSRAVTVKGVKVSASAKAKIEAAGGRVEG encoded by the coding sequence ATCGGTCTGCACAACCTGAAGCCGGCGCCGGGCTCGCACCGCTCGCGTCGCCGGGTGGGTCGTGGTCCGGGCTCCGGCCTGGGCAAGACCTCCGGCAAGGGTCACAAGGGCTCCATGGCGCGTTCCGGCCATGGCGGTCCCGGTGGCGGCAAGCCGCATTTCGAAGGCGGCCAGATGCCGATCACGCGTCGCATTCCGAAGCGCGGCTTCACCAATCCATTTCGTGAAGAGGCGCAGCTGGTGCGCCTCACGGATCTGGCGCGGGTGGCCGGTGACGAAGTGACGACGGAAACGCTGGTGGCTGCCGGCCTCATGCGCGAGGGCCAGGGGCCCGCGAAGCTGCTCGCCAACGGTGAAGTTTCGCGTGCGGTGACGGTGAAGGGCGTGAAGGTCAGCGCCTCCGCCAAGGCGAAGATCGAGGCGGCCGGCGGCCGCGTCGAAGGCTGA
- the trpS gene encoding tryptophan--tRNA ligase encodes MARIFSGIQPSGELHIGNYLGAVKNWVKLQGEHPGAIYCVVDYHAITGAYDPAVLRARRWGMAKSLLASGIDPAQAILFMQSDVPEHTELSWIFTTITPLGDLERQTQFKDKSSKLESIPAGVLMYPVLQAADILLYRADSVPVGEDQIQHLELARDTSRKFNAKFDVAYFPEPKPLLTPTRRILGLDGNAKMSKSMGNTIGLLESDDEIWQKLRPAMTDPQRVRKSDPGRPEVCNIFQLHKAFNAEHTVAQVADQCSTAGWGCMDCKKVLLEGMVQELTPIRRRSAELDAEPSRVLDALADGGRAARAIAQQTMGEVREIMGLSGLPAT; translated from the coding sequence ATGGCACGCATCTTCTCCGGCATCCAGCCCTCGGGCGAACTCCACATCGGCAACTATCTCGGTGCCGTCAAGAACTGGGTGAAGCTCCAGGGGGAGCACCCCGGCGCCATTTACTGCGTGGTGGATTATCACGCCATCACGGGGGCCTACGATCCGGCCGTGCTGCGGGCGCGGCGCTGGGGCATGGCCAAGAGCCTGCTGGCGTCCGGCATTGATCCGGCGCAGGCGATCCTCTTCATGCAGAGCGACGTGCCCGAGCACACCGAGCTGTCGTGGATCTTCACCACGATCACGCCGCTGGGGGACCTCGAGCGCCAGACGCAGTTCAAGGACAAGTCCTCAAAGCTGGAAAGCATCCCGGCCGGTGTGCTCATGTATCCGGTGCTGCAGGCGGCCGACATTCTCCTGTACCGCGCCGACAGCGTACCGGTGGGCGAGGATCAGATCCAGCACCTGGAGCTCGCGCGCGACACATCGCGCAAGTTCAACGCCAAGTTCGACGTGGCATACTTCCCCGAACCCAAACCGCTGCTCACCCCCACGCGGCGCATCCTTGGACTCGACGGCAACGCCAAGATGTCGAAGTCGATGGGGAACACCATCGGGCTGCTGGAGAGTGACGACGAGATCTGGCAGAAGCTGCGGCCGGCGATGACCGACCCGCAGCGGGTGCGAAAGAGCGACCCGGGGCGCCCGGAGGTGTGCAATATCTTCCAGCTGCACAAGGCGTTCAATGCGGAGCACACCGTGGCGCAGGTGGCCGACCAGTGCAGCACCGCGGGGTGGGGGTGCATGGACTGCAAGAAGGTGCTGCTGGAGGGGATGGTGCAGGAGCTGACGCCCATCCGTCGGCGGAGCGCCGAGCTCGACGCCGAGCCGTCGCGGGTGCTGGACGCGCTGGCGGACGGCGGGCGCGCCGCGCGGGCGATTGCCCAGCAGACGATGGGAGAAGTGCGGGAAATCATGGGGCTGAGCGGGCTGCCGGCCACGTAA
- a CDS encoding adenylate kinase codes for MIIVLLGPPGAGKGTQGERLAARLDVPKIATGDVLRAAVRDGTPLGLEAKAAMDRGDLVPDAVIMGIMKEALASPMAAKGAILDGVVRTTPQAEGLAETLATLGRTLDAVLLFEVDEEELVRRLSGRTTCDVCQRPFFGREPGEACGVDGDAPQGTLVRRRDDEPEAIRKRMQVYRDQTAPVIDWYSAQGANMVRVDAIGSLEDVEARVHAALGLT; via the coding sequence ATGATCATCGTCCTGCTTGGACCTCCAGGCGCGGGCAAGGGAACACAAGGCGAGCGGCTAGCCGCTCGCCTTGACGTTCCCAAGATCGCGACTGGCGATGTCCTCCGCGCCGCGGTCCGTGACGGCACTCCACTTGGTCTCGAAGCCAAGGCAGCCATGGATCGCGGCGATCTCGTCCCCGATGCGGTCATCATGGGGATCATGAAGGAAGCGCTCGCGTCGCCCATGGCGGCGAAGGGAGCCATCCTCGACGGCGTCGTACGCACCACGCCGCAGGCCGAGGGGTTGGCGGAAACGCTCGCCACCCTCGGGCGGACGCTCGACGCGGTCTTGCTCTTCGAGGTGGATGAAGAGGAGCTGGTGCGTCGGCTCAGCGGCCGCACCACCTGCGACGTATGCCAGCGTCCGTTCTTCGGGCGTGAGCCCGGCGAAGCCTGTGGGGTGGACGGGGACGCGCCCCAGGGGACCCTCGTGCGTCGCAGGGACGACGAACCCGAGGCCATTCGCAAGCGCATGCAGGTCTATCGCGACCAGACGGCGCCCGTCATCGACTGGTACTCGGCCCAGGGCGCCAACATGGTGCGCGTCGACGCCATCGGTTCGCTCGAGGATGTCGAAGCGCGTGTGCACGCGGCGCTCGGACTGACGTGA
- a CDS encoding dihydrodipicolinate synthase family protein: protein MPNLSVAQLGGLMVPAISTFTPSGELDGAAFQRNLDAHLAFGMDGVLVGGSSGESALLENDDRRQLLAWARERIPQDKWLIAGIGSESTRLTIQRARDAREAGADAVLVISPHYFLKRMTERALLAHFHTVADTSPLPVMLYNMPAYSHLVLSPAFVHEMAQHPNVIGMKDSAGNLPVLQQYLEAQGDQFKVITGSGGTVVPALTAGVSGAILAIALYAGPAVRRMVDTFRAGDHGAAAAMQSTLTPLATDIAGAMGPAGIKAAMDLVGLHGGPTRAPLLPVSAEELETVRERLAGAGLL, encoded by the coding sequence ATGCCCAACCTCTCCGTCGCCCAGCTGGGCGGGCTCATGGTGCCCGCCATTTCCACGTTCACGCCGAGCGGTGAACTCGATGGCGCTGCCTTTCAGCGCAATCTCGATGCGCACCTGGCCTTCGGTATGGATGGCGTGCTGGTGGGGGGATCGAGTGGCGAGTCCGCCCTGCTCGAGAACGACGATCGGCGACAGCTGCTGGCGTGGGCGCGCGAGCGCATCCCGCAGGACAAGTGGCTCATTGCCGGCATCGGCAGCGAAAGCACGCGTCTCACGATCCAGCGTGCGCGCGATGCCCGCGAGGCCGGGGCCGACGCGGTGCTGGTGATCTCCCCGCATTACTTCCTCAAGCGCATGACGGAGCGTGCCCTGCTGGCGCACTTCCACACCGTGGCGGACACGAGTCCGTTGCCGGTGATGCTGTACAACATGCCGGCGTATTCGCACCTCGTGCTGAGCCCGGCGTTCGTGCACGAGATGGCGCAGCATCCGAACGTGATCGGGATGAAGGACAGCGCCGGCAACCTCCCGGTGCTGCAGCAGTATCTCGAGGCGCAGGGCGACCAGTTCAAGGTCATCACGGGGAGTGGCGGAACCGTGGTTCCGGCGCTGACGGCTGGCGTGTCCGGGGCCATCCTGGCGATTGCCTTGTATGCCGGGCCGGCGGTGCGTCGCATGGTGGACACGTTCCGCGCCGGTGATCACGGGGCGGCCGCGGCCATGCAGAGTACGCTCACACCGCTGGCCACCGACATTGCCGGCGCCATGGGGCCGGCGGGAATCAAGGCGGCCATGGACCTCGTGGGGCTGCATGGCGGTCCCACGCGGGCACCGCTGCTGCCGGTGAGCGCGGAGGAGCTGGAGACCGTGCGGGAGCGGCTGGCGGGGGCGGGGCTGCTGTAG